A single Ananas comosus cultivar F153 unplaced genomic scaffold, ASM154086v1, whole genome shotgun sequence DNA region contains:
- the LOC109705549 gene encoding uncharacterized protein LOC109705549 — MSLYRQSGGGDRSASRSHTDHHPPIEGQVHHRPPRLRRAGKPHHRLRRPPPATLFVVALTLVALLAFLGCRRLFRHNEKGLGEEDDGGRREMGLVMTLGQNVGKDQIGDNGDSAQGISGNVEGLSNGAEEMDPDDEYDDDVDDDGDDDVADDDDGGVGVDHDDGDDVDKVGEDAFVSALERDSANGEEGGTQKNGDRTSGDNVKRSGSRRKSRSKRKPKRHKFSGSTCEMKFLQSTAQLVEPSVDKKFARFSLQYTDVENQPIGSKDWEPRFAGHQSLQEREKSYHAGDQKINCGFIEGTGFDLSKEDREYMSKCHVVVSSCIFGNSDHLRPPTGKKITQLSKKNVCFAMFLDESTLQTLLSEGLKMDGSGFVGLWKIIVVKNLPYDDMRRVGKIPKFLPHQLFPSSRSSSFVWLVIWSLSLFLEFMQLGFVSASSGFRFVMEESPVLCISLSSRY; from the exons ATGAGCCTGTATCGGCAATCGGGGGGCGGAGATCGATCCGCGTCGCGCTCCCACACCGACCACCACCCTCCGATCGAGGGCCAGGTCCACCACCGCCCACCGAGGCTCCGCCGCGCCGGAAAACCCcaccaccgcctccgccgcccccctCCCGCCACTCTCTTCGTCGTCGCCCTCACCCTCGTCGCCCTTCTCGCCTtcctcggctgccgccgcctcttCCGCCACAATG AGAAAGGGCTCGGGGAGGAGGACGATGGTGGGAGGAGGGAGATGGGGTTGGTTATGACGTTAGGGCAAAATGTTGGGAAAGATCAGATTGGGGATAACGGGGATAGTGCGCAAGGGATTAGTGGTAATGTAGAAGGATTGTCTAATGGAGCAGAGGAGATGGATCCTGATGACGAGTATGATGATGatgttgatgatgatggtgacgatGATgttgctgatgatgatgatggtggtgtTGGGGTGGAccatgatgatggtgatgatgtgGATAAGGTTGGAGAAGATGCCTTCGTGAGTGCATTGGAAAGAGACTCTGCTAATGGCGAAGAAGGTGGTACGCAGAAGAACGGTGATCGCACAAGCGGTGATAATGTGAAGCGTTCTGGTTCTCGGAGGAAGTCGCGGTCGAAGAGAAAACCAAAAAGGCACAAATTTTCGG GTTCAACCTGTGAGATGAAGTTCTTGCAGTCCACAGCTCAACTAGTAGAGCCTTCTGTGGATAAAAAATTTGCCAGATTTTCTCTGCAGTATACAGACGTTGAAAACCAACCGATAGGATCGAAAGATTGGGAACCAAGATTCGCCGGCCATCAGAGTCTTCAAGAAAGGGAGAAGTCATATCATGCTGGAGATCAGAAAATCAATTGTGGATTTATAGAAGGAACTGGGTTTGATCTTTCAAAAGAAGATAGAGAATACATGAGCAAATGCCATGTCGTTGTATCGTCTTGCATTTTCGGGAATTCGGATCATCTGAGACCACCGACTGGTAAAAAG ATTACGCAACTTTCAAAGAAAAATGTCTGCTTTGCTATGTTTTTGGATGAAAGTACTCTGCAGACCTTGTTATCAGAAGGCTTAAAAATGGATGGCTCGGGTTTTGTTGGCCTGTGGAAGATCATAGTGGTTAAAAACTTGCCTTATGACGACATGCGGAGAGTTGGCAAAATACCTAAATTTTTGCCTCATCAGCTTTTCCCTTCTTCCAG GTCATCAAGCTTTGTTTGGCTGGTCATTTGgtctctttctttatttcttgaGTTCATGCAGCTTGGTTTCGTTAGTGCGTCATCTGGTTTCCGGTTTGTGATGGAGGAATCGCCTGTTTTATGCATCTCGCTTTCTTCTCGTTATG